A stretch of Caenorhabditis elegans chromosome IV DNA encodes these proteins:
- the best-15 gene encoding Bestrophin homolog 15 (Confirmed by transcript evidence), with the protein MTVNYNLDVSSASIFSFLRLQLRWKGSIWKYLLKELFMFIIAFITVSSVYRSNLIIGEKTRKIWDNFAALFDQNMDFIPLTFMLGFFVTIIVRRWNDIFANLGWVENTAITVANYIRGTDDRTRMIRRNVIRYMVLAQVLVFRDCSIQVRKRFPTMESIVSAGFMLEHEKEALDNVQCGKLQKYFVPIQWSTGLLVDARAEGKIAADLLMNEIGKHIIEFRKMLALLSNYDWVPIPLAYPQVVFLAVRSYFFMALIARQSVLLDGKEPEQPSILYPTVPFVMSILQFIFVVGWMKVAESMINPLGEDDDDFECNYLLDRNLMIGLCIVDDNYNRTPSVEKDAFWCADVEPLYSVETAMIPKNPQIGSAANYDVKVDEEEVMMMPHMDDVDLFDFESTNNLIPRKTFSVISIQRPFGSRASLASRKRSMMFDQLRGRIAKKQHRSNMFQNSVSQASLHYFESQAPSEINLSTLEMTAPKRKSSTGKLGSMNVAEEQHKLSAEVLPIVIEEDEERSKMLEKDKNKNA; encoded by the exons ATGACAGTCAACTACAACTTGGATGTTTCTTCCgcttcaattttctcatttctccgTCTTCAATTGCGATGGAAAGGCTCAATTTGGAAGTATCTTCTCAAA GAACTGTTCATGTTCATCATCGCATTTATTACAGTTTCTTCAGTCTATCGGAGTAATTTGATAATTGgcgaaaaaacaagaaa AATATGGGACAATTTCGCTGCACTTTTCGACCAAAATATGGATTTTATTCCACTGACATTTATGCTTGGTTTCTTTGTAACCATCATTGTTCGGCGTTGGAATGATATTTTCGCAAATCTTGGATGGGTTGAAAA tactGCTATTACTGTGGCCAACTATATCAGAGGAACCGATGATCGGACAAGAATGATTCGTCGTAATGTTATTCGATACATGGTTCTCGCCCAAGTTCTCGTGTTTCGAGATTGCTCAATTCAAGTTCGAAAACGATTTCCAACCATGGAATCTATTGTCTCAGCAG GTTTCATGCTCGAACACGAGAAAGAGGCGTTGGACAATGTGCAATGTGGAAAGCTCCAAAAGTATTTTGTTCCAATTCAGTGGAGTACTGGATTGCTAGTTGACGCCAGGGCAGAGGGAAAAATTGCAGCTGATTTATTGATGAATGAGATTGGGAAGCATATCATTGAATTTCGCAAAATGTTGGCACTTTTGAGTAATTATGATTGGGTTCCAATTCCATTGGCTTATCCTCAG GTCGTTTTCCTTGCTGTGCGATCCTACTTTTTCATGGCACTAATTGCTCGCCAGTCTGTACTTCTTGATGGAAAGGAACCCGAGCAGCCGAGCATT CTTTATCCAACAGTTCCATTTGTGATGTCAAttcttcaattcatttttgtaGTCGGGTGGATGAAAGTGGCTGAGAGTATGATAAATCCATTAGGAGAAGATGACGACGATTTTGAGTGCAATTACTTGCTGGATAGAAATTTGATG attggtCTTTGTATCGTTGACGATAATTATAATCGAACCCCATCAGTGGAGAAAGACGCATTTTGGTGTGCTGATGTGGAGCCTCTCTATTCTGTAGAAACTGCAATGATTCCGAAAAATCCACAAATTGGATCCGCTGCTAATTATGA TGTAAAAGTTGACGAGGAAGAAGTGATGATGATGCCACATATGGATGACGTCGATCTATTTGATTTCGAGTCGACCAACAATTTGATTCCACGAAAAACATTCTCGGTCATCTCGATCCAACGACCATTTGGTAGCCGCGCCAGTCTAGCATCTCGCAAAAGAAGCATGATGTTTGATCAATTGAGAGGAAGAATTGCAAAGAAACA acatcGCAGTAACATGTTCCAAAACTCTGTTTCACAGGCTTCTCTTCATTATTTTGAATCCCAGGCTCCGAGCGAG ataaaCCTCTCAACTCTGGAAATGACAGCACCAAAACGAAAGTCATCAACTGGAAAACTTGGATCAATGA ACGTGGCAGAAGAGCAGCACAAACTATCCGCCGAGGTTCTCCCAATTGTAATTGAAGAGGATGAGGAAAGGTCAAAGATGCTGGAAAaggataaaaataaaaatgcataa
- the miz-1 gene encoding SP-RING-type domain-containing protein (Confirmed by transcript evidence), with the protein MWPPQGVPMSTPGSSAGHMPLGAGAASFPGQMNGPPQHPGMQYSGQMQQLPYGQMEGNHAMYDQRIMGQRAAGRPGMMPDYPQMPMGQTPGNTMMRMPVQYPSGPSQMAGHPHMQQMQYGHMMRAPPVSVYGQMNNAQQYAVTAHPNPVPQPYYHPEVRQLYETTAGYIVDRELLAEGHVTPGSNGVEAMLTHDASDFLKVSPQTDVLFSIWPVTKSNDPNIQYEVYINQKSVMNSHMQVKSIFIKDFLISGMNSIHIVYNGPQQMYKYACEFVTRKSVIELRKILIQKRVIEGQQLATQQKQQYMQMANKRQAGFYPVSLNCVLSKKRMFTPAKHHECKKIFDLAQLINANKGMTRYFCQTCNAYFKFEDITADYFLLNFLQSIPAGVNDLIVEKTGVVRSGDVEDVKPKRGKKKTDNDANGNGIKRIKSEIIVKQETFTDMHGRNVPFSPMPMPGSVPPDWTRLQSPSFSMQSPNKVQLGPATPATPGMVFQNPASAGSMLNMSSPRQTMIPGMHPMMPPHDVTMRSGSAPYTPESVKNDKNDELLMHIEGLYVCDVPILENEQLTVRYMDGTKDLCFEDSMVYEFAESPKHQQQIDGPPQTLMAPGSTASSSGSTFTPPFDDIHLGNRPSH; encoded by the exons aTGTGGCCACCACAAGGGGTCCCAATGAGCACGCCGGGCTCTTCGGCCGGTCACATGCCACTAGGTGCCGGCGCCGCCTCCTTCCCCGGACAAATGAACGGACCTCCTCAACACCCTGGAATGCAGTATTCTGGACAAATGCAACAGTTACCCTATGGTCAAATGGAGGGCAACCATGCCATGTATGATCAACGAATAATGGGACAACGAGCCGCTGGACGGCCTGGCATGATGCCCGATTACCCGCAAATGCCAATGGGACAGACACC tggaaatacAATGATGCGAATGCCGGTTCAATACCCTTCAGGACCTTCACAAATGGCCGGACATCCACATATGCAACAAATGCAGTATGGTCATatg aTGCGAGCGCCTCCTGTCTCAGTGTACGGTCAAATGAATAATGCTCAGCAGTACGCAGTGACGGCTCATCCGAATCCAGTACCCCAACCGTACTATCATCCAGAAGTTAGGCAACTGTACGAGACTACTGCTGGATATATTGTGGATCGAGAATTATTGGCAGAAGGTCATGTTACACCTGGCAGCAATGGTGTCGAGGCAATGCTGACGCATGATGCTTCTGATTTTCTAAAAGTCTC ACCTCAAACTGATGTTTTATTCTCAATTTGGCCAGTAACAAAGTCAAATGACCCCAATATCCAATACGAGGTTTATATTAACCAAAAATCCGTGATGAACAGCCATATGCAagttaaatcgatttttatcaaGGACTTCTTGATAAGTGGCATGAATTCGATTCACATAGTGTACAATGGCCCCCAGCAG atgTACAAGTATGCTTGTGAGTTCGTAACACGGAAAAGTGTGATAGAACTGAGGAAAATATTGATCCAAAAAAGAGTGATAGAAGGTCAGCAGCTTGCCActcaacaaaaacaacaat atatgCAAATGGCAAACAAGCGACAAGCTGGATTCTATCCGGTTTCGTTGAACTGTGTCCTCTCCAAGAAACGAATGTTCACACCTGCCAAACATCACGAATGCAAGAAAATCTTCGACTTGGCACAACTTATCAATGCAAACAAGGGAATGACTCGATACTTCTGTCAAACTTGTAATGCCTACTTCAAATTCGAAGATATCACAGCCGACTACTTCTTGCTCAACTTTCTTCAGTCTATCCCTGCAGGAGTTAATGATCTGATTGTTGAGAAGACTGGAGTAGTTCGTTCTGGAGATGTTGAGGATGTGAAGCCAAAACGAGGGAAAAAGAAGACTGATAATGATGCTAATGGAAATGGAATCAAGAggataaaatctgaaatcattGTGAAACAAGAAACATTCACTGATATGCATGGACGTAATGTTCCATTTAGTCCGATGCCAATGCCGGGAAGTGTTCCTCCAGATTGGACAAGACTTCAGAGTCCATCCTTCTCAATGCAGAGTCCGAACAAGGTACAGCTTGGTCCAGCGACACCCGCAACTCCAGGAATGGTATTCCAGAATCCAGCATCTGCCGGATCAATGCTCAACATGTCGTCTCCACGACAAACAATGATTCCGGGAATGCACCCAATGATGCCACCACATGATGTTACTATGCGTTCGGGATCTGCTCCATACACACCCGAATCGGTGAAGAATGATAAGAATGATGAACTTTTGATGCACATTGAGGGATTGTATGTATGTGATGTACCGATTCTGGAGAATGAGCAACTGACAGTACGGTATATGGATGGAACAAAGGATTTATGTTTTGAAGATTCAATGGTTTATGAATTT GCGGAATCTCCGAAGCATCAACAACAAATAGACGGACCACCGCAAACTCTAATGGCACCAGGAAGCACAGCATCCTCAAGTGGTTCAACATTTACACCGCCATTCGATGATATACATCTTGGAAACCGACCATCTCACTAA
- the miz-1 gene encoding Zmiz1 N-terminal tetratricopeptide repeat domain-containing protein (Confirmed by transcript evidence) — protein MADPTFAEHVATTNSRLASLRANLIDVSTFPEACSELTKWCQDQRAFTAHFEDNLMMALEAAMDYGTRENYDYMLTHGLVGACFTHRKHLSKPAATRIGRWYEQMRRLKKNGGKRKRAPPKPKDPALQASSQPTGTLPVLTSPSCPQNGQQLPTENNNFMFSPNSSDGSMWPPQGVPMSTPGSSAGHMPLGAGAASFPGQMNGPPQHPGMQYSGQMQQLPYGQMEGNHAMYDQRIMGQRAAGRPGMMPDYPQMPMGQTPGNTMMRMPVQYPSGPSQMAGHPHMQQMQYGHMMRAPPVSVYGQMNNAQQYAVTAHPNPVPQPYYHPEVRQLYETTAGYIVDRELLAEGHVTPGSNGVEAMLTHDASDFLKVSPQTDVLFSIWPVTKSNDPNIQYEVYINQKSVMNSHMQVKSIFIKDFLISGMNSIHIVYNGPQQMYKYACEFVTRKSVIELRKILIQKRVIEGQQLATQQKQQYMQMANKRQAGFYPVSLNCVLSKKRMFTPAKHHECKKIFDLAQLINANKGMTRYFCQTCNAYFKFEDITADYFLLNFLQSIPAGVNDLIVEKTGVVRSGDVEDVKPKRGKKKTDNDANGNGIKRIKSEIIVKQETFTDMHGRNVPFSPMPMPGSVPPDWTRLQSPSFSMQSPNKNPASAGSMLNMSSPRQTMIPGMHPMMPPHDVTMRSGSAPYTPESVKNDKNDELLMHIEGLYVCDVPILENEQLTVRYMDGTKDLCFEDSMVYEFAESPKHQQQIDGPPQTLMAPGSTASSSGSTFTPPFDDIHLGNRPSH, from the exons ATGGCTGATCCTACCTTTGCGGAGCACGTGGCCACAACGAACAGTCGACTTGCTTCACTCAGAGCT aaccTAATCGATGTGTCAACATTTCCGGAAGCGTGTAGCGAACTTACCAAATGGTGTCAAGATCAACGAGCTTTTACTGCTCACTTTGAGGATAACTTGATGATGGCTTTAGAA gcggCAATGGATTATGGGACCAGGGAAAATTACGATTATATGCTTACTCATGGCCTAGTTGGAGCTTGTTTCACACACCGGAAGCATCTATCAAAGCCAGCAGCCA ctcgaatCGGCCGGTGGTACGAGCAAATGCGTCGATTAAAAAAGAACGGTGGAAAACGAAAACGTGCTCCACCAAAACCCAAAGATCCAGCATTACAAGCTTCATCTCAACCGACCGGAACACTTCCTGTTCTAACGTCACCTTCTTGCCCTCAAAATGGACAACAACTGCCAACTGAAAACAACAACTTCATGTTCTCTCCGAATTCTTCTGACGG atcaaTGTGGCCACCACAAGGGGTCCCAATGAGCACGCCGGGCTCTTCGGCCGGTCACATGCCACTAGGTGCCGGCGCCGCCTCCTTCCCCGGACAAATGAACGGACCTCCTCAACACCCTGGAATGCAGTATTCTGGACAAATGCAACAGTTACCCTATGGTCAAATGGAGGGCAACCATGCCATGTATGATCAACGAATAATGGGACAACGAGCCGCTGGACGGCCTGGCATGATGCCCGATTACCCGCAAATGCCAATGGGACAGACACC tggaaatacAATGATGCGAATGCCGGTTCAATACCCTTCAGGACCTTCACAAATGGCCGGACATCCACATATGCAACAAATGCAGTATGGTCATatg aTGCGAGCGCCTCCTGTCTCAGTGTACGGTCAAATGAATAATGCTCAGCAGTACGCAGTGACGGCTCATCCGAATCCAGTACCCCAACCGTACTATCATCCAGAAGTTAGGCAACTGTACGAGACTACTGCTGGATATATTGTGGATCGAGAATTATTGGCAGAAGGTCATGTTACACCTGGCAGCAATGGTGTCGAGGCAATGCTGACGCATGATGCTTCTGATTTTCTAAAAGTCTC ACCTCAAACTGATGTTTTATTCTCAATTTGGCCAGTAACAAAGTCAAATGACCCCAATATCCAATACGAGGTTTATATTAACCAAAAATCCGTGATGAACAGCCATATGCAagttaaatcgatttttatcaaGGACTTCTTGATAAGTGGCATGAATTCGATTCACATAGTGTACAATGGCCCCCAGCAG atgTACAAGTATGCTTGTGAGTTCGTAACACGGAAAAGTGTGATAGAACTGAGGAAAATATTGATCCAAAAAAGAGTGATAGAAGGTCAGCAGCTTGCCActcaacaaaaacaacaat atatgCAAATGGCAAACAAGCGACAAGCTGGATTCTATCCGGTTTCGTTGAACTGTGTCCTCTCCAAGAAACGAATGTTCACACCTGCCAAACATCACGAATGCAAGAAAATCTTCGACTTGGCACAACTTATCAATGCAAACAAGGGAATGACTCGATACTTCTGTCAAACTTGTAATGCCTACTTCAAATTCGAAGATATCACAGCCGACTACTTCTTGCTCAACTTTCTTCAGTCTATCCCTGCAGGAGTTAATGATCTGATTGTTGAGAAGACTGGAGTAGTTCGTTCTGGAGATGTTGAGGATGTGAAGCCAAAACGAGGGAAAAAGAAGACTGATAATGATGCTAATGGAAATGGAATCAAGAggataaaatctgaaatcattGTGAAACAAGAAACATTCACTGATATGCATGGACGTAATGTTCCATTTAGTCCGATGCCAATGCCGGGAAGTGTTCCTCCAGATTGGACAAGACTTCAGAGTCCATCCTTCTCAATGCAGAGTCCGAACAAG AATCCAGCATCTGCCGGATCAATGCTCAACATGTCGTCTCCACGACAAACAATGATTCCGGGAATGCACCCAATGATGCCACCACATGATGTTACTATGCGTTCGGGATCTGCTCCATACACACCCGAATCGGTGAAGAATGATAAGAATGATGAACTTTTGATGCACATTGAGGGATTGTATGTATGTGATGTACCGATTCTGGAGAATGAGCAACTGACAGTACGGTATATGGATGGAACAAAGGATTTATGTTTTGAAGATTCAATGGTTTATGAATTT GCGGAATCTCCGAAGCATCAACAACAAATAGACGGACCACCGCAAACTCTAATGGCACCAGGAAGCACAGCATCCTCAAGTGGTTCAACATTTACACCGCCATTCGATGATATACATCTTGGAAACCGACCATCTCACTAA
- the npax-3 gene encoding Paired domain-containing protein (Confirmed by transcript evidence) has protein sequence MLDVHCCDHEQCGSSVIDLSTPHTLQRDFNNWLNGIEVPNSYESQQSDSSSSVDESGSKTSSPTSMQQNPSQDGRKNRKKGTNLYGRPYCPGRPLSMEERTRIIQLHNNGMKVNAISKSLCISHGCVSKIISRFRATGVLLPACSPEQRKSRKRKSSMEGSAMEQSFIPVFVSMQDANGNEYLNEYYSIPVGNNDGSGYDYPVSI, from the exons ATGCTAGATGTACATTGCTGTGATCACGAACAATGTGGCTCTTCGGTTATTGATTTATCAACACCTCATACTCTGCAAAGAGATTTCAATAATTGGCtcaat gGAATAGAAGTACCAAATTCTTACGAGTCTCAACAAAGTGACTCATCTTCATCAGTTGATGAATCAGGCTCCAAGACATCTTCCCCTACGTCAATGCAACAGAATCCGTCACAAGACGGcaggaaaaatcggaaaaaag GGACAAATCTCTATGGTCGACCTTATTGTCCTGGTCGACCGTTATCGATGGAAGAAAGAACTCGAATTATTCAATTACATAATAATGGAATGAAA GTCAACGccatttcaaaatctttgtGTATTTCGCATGGCTGTGTAAGTAAAATTATCAGTCG ATTTCGAGCGACGGGAGTACTTCTTCCTGCATGTTCTCCCGAACAAAGAAAATCTCGAAAACGGAAATCGTCAATGGAAGGTTCAGCAATGGAACAAAgttttattccagtttttgTCTCG ATGCAAGATGCAAATGGAAATGAGTATCTAAACGAATATTACAGTATCCCGGTCGGAAACAATGATGGTTCAGGTTATGATTATCCGGTGTCAATATAA
- the miz-1 gene encoding Zmiz1 N-terminal tetratricopeptide repeat domain-containing protein (Confirmed by transcript evidence), translating to MADPTFAEHVATTNSRLASLRANLIDVSTFPEACSELTKWCQDQRAFTAHFEDNLMMALEAAMDYGTRENYDYMLTHGLVGACFTHRKHLSKPAATRIGRWYEQMRRLKKNGGKRKRAPPKPKDPALQASSQPTGTLPVLTSPSCPQNGQQLPTENNNFMFSPNSSDGSMWPPQGVPMSTPGSSAGHMPLGAGAASFPGQMNGPPQHPGMQYSGQMQQLPYGQMEGNHAMYDQRIMGQRAAGRPGMMPDYPQMPMGQTPGNTMMRMPVQYPSGPSQMAGHPHMQQMQYGHMMRAPPVSVYGQMNNAQQYAVTAHPNPVPQPYYHPEVRQLYETTAGYIVDRELLAEGHVTPGSNGVEAMLTHDASDFLKVSPQTDVLFSIWPVTKSNDPNIQYEVYINQKSVMNSHMQVKSIFIKDFLISGMNSIHIVYNGPQQMYKYACEFVTRKSVIELRKILIQKRVIEGQQLATQQKQQYMQMANKRQAGFYPVSLNCVLSKKRMFTPAKHHECKKIFDLAQLINANKGMTRYFCQTCNAYFKFEDITADYFLLNFLQSIPAGVNDLIVEKTGVVRSGDVEDVKPKRGKKKTDNDANGNGIKRIKSEIIVKQETFTDMHGRNVPFSPMPMPGSVPPDWTRLQSPSFSMQSPNKVQLGPATPATPGMVFQNPASAGSMLNMSSPRQTMIPGMHPMMPPHDVTMRSGSAPYTPESVKNDKNDELLMHIEGLYVCDVPILENEQLTVRYMDGTKDLCFEDSMVYEFAESPKHQQQIDGPPQTLMAPGSTASSSGSTFTPPFDDIHLGNRPSH from the exons ATGGCTGATCCTACCTTTGCGGAGCACGTGGCCACAACGAACAGTCGACTTGCTTCACTCAGAGCT aaccTAATCGATGTGTCAACATTTCCGGAAGCGTGTAGCGAACTTACCAAATGGTGTCAAGATCAACGAGCTTTTACTGCTCACTTTGAGGATAACTTGATGATGGCTTTAGAA gcggCAATGGATTATGGGACCAGGGAAAATTACGATTATATGCTTACTCATGGCCTAGTTGGAGCTTGTTTCACACACCGGAAGCATCTATCAAAGCCAGCAGCCA ctcgaatCGGCCGGTGGTACGAGCAAATGCGTCGATTAAAAAAGAACGGTGGAAAACGAAAACGTGCTCCACCAAAACCCAAAGATCCAGCATTACAAGCTTCATCTCAACCGACCGGAACACTTCCTGTTCTAACGTCACCTTCTTGCCCTCAAAATGGACAACAACTGCCAACTGAAAACAACAACTTCATGTTCTCTCCGAATTCTTCTGACGG atcaaTGTGGCCACCACAAGGGGTCCCAATGAGCACGCCGGGCTCTTCGGCCGGTCACATGCCACTAGGTGCCGGCGCCGCCTCCTTCCCCGGACAAATGAACGGACCTCCTCAACACCCTGGAATGCAGTATTCTGGACAAATGCAACAGTTACCCTATGGTCAAATGGAGGGCAACCATGCCATGTATGATCAACGAATAATGGGACAACGAGCCGCTGGACGGCCTGGCATGATGCCCGATTACCCGCAAATGCCAATGGGACAGACACC tggaaatacAATGATGCGAATGCCGGTTCAATACCCTTCAGGACCTTCACAAATGGCCGGACATCCACATATGCAACAAATGCAGTATGGTCATatg aTGCGAGCGCCTCCTGTCTCAGTGTACGGTCAAATGAATAATGCTCAGCAGTACGCAGTGACGGCTCATCCGAATCCAGTACCCCAACCGTACTATCATCCAGAAGTTAGGCAACTGTACGAGACTACTGCTGGATATATTGTGGATCGAGAATTATTGGCAGAAGGTCATGTTACACCTGGCAGCAATGGTGTCGAGGCAATGCTGACGCATGATGCTTCTGATTTTCTAAAAGTCTC ACCTCAAACTGATGTTTTATTCTCAATTTGGCCAGTAACAAAGTCAAATGACCCCAATATCCAATACGAGGTTTATATTAACCAAAAATCCGTGATGAACAGCCATATGCAagttaaatcgatttttatcaaGGACTTCTTGATAAGTGGCATGAATTCGATTCACATAGTGTACAATGGCCCCCAGCAG atgTACAAGTATGCTTGTGAGTTCGTAACACGGAAAAGTGTGATAGAACTGAGGAAAATATTGATCCAAAAAAGAGTGATAGAAGGTCAGCAGCTTGCCActcaacaaaaacaacaat atatgCAAATGGCAAACAAGCGACAAGCTGGATTCTATCCGGTTTCGTTGAACTGTGTCCTCTCCAAGAAACGAATGTTCACACCTGCCAAACATCACGAATGCAAGAAAATCTTCGACTTGGCACAACTTATCAATGCAAACAAGGGAATGACTCGATACTTCTGTCAAACTTGTAATGCCTACTTCAAATTCGAAGATATCACAGCCGACTACTTCTTGCTCAACTTTCTTCAGTCTATCCCTGCAGGAGTTAATGATCTGATTGTTGAGAAGACTGGAGTAGTTCGTTCTGGAGATGTTGAGGATGTGAAGCCAAAACGAGGGAAAAAGAAGACTGATAATGATGCTAATGGAAATGGAATCAAGAggataaaatctgaaatcattGTGAAACAAGAAACATTCACTGATATGCATGGACGTAATGTTCCATTTAGTCCGATGCCAATGCCGGGAAGTGTTCCTCCAGATTGGACAAGACTTCAGAGTCCATCCTTCTCAATGCAGAGTCCGAACAAGGTACAGCTTGGTCCAGCGACACCCGCAACTCCAGGAATGGTATTCCAGAATCCAGCATCTGCCGGATCAATGCTCAACATGTCGTCTCCACGACAAACAATGATTCCGGGAATGCACCCAATGATGCCACCACATGATGTTACTATGCGTTCGGGATCTGCTCCATACACACCCGAATCGGTGAAGAATGATAAGAATGATGAACTTTTGATGCACATTGAGGGATTGTATGTATGTGATGTACCGATTCTGGAGAATGAGCAACTGACAGTACGGTATATGGATGGAACAAAGGATTTATGTTTTGAAGATTCAATGGTTTATGAATTT GCGGAATCTCCGAAGCATCAACAACAAATAGACGGACCACCGCAAACTCTAATGGCACCAGGAAGCACAGCATCCTCAAGTGGTTCAACATTTACACCGCCATTCGATGATATACATCTTGGAAACCGACCATCTCACTAA